In the genome of Neofelis nebulosa isolate mNeoNeb1 chromosome 8, mNeoNeb1.pri, whole genome shotgun sequence, one region contains:
- the B4GALNT1 gene encoding beta-1,4 N-acetylgalactosaminyltransferase 1 isoform X2 yields MRLGRRALCVLVLLLACASLGLLYVSTRDAPGLRAPLALWTPLQGPSRPELPDLSPEPRYAHIPVRIKEQVVGRLSGNNCSCEASGGSFHFPFQRQLRAIDLTKAFDPEELRAASASREQEFQAFLSRSQSAADQLLIAPANSPLQYPLQGVEVQPLRSILVPGLSLQAASGQELYQVNLTASLGTWDVAGEVTGVTLTGEGQPDLTLASPGLDQLNRQLQLVTYSSRSYQANTADTVRFSTEGHEAAFTIRIRHPPNPRLYPPGSLPQGGEAAQYNISALVTIATKTFLRYNRLRALIASIRRFYPTVTVVIADDSDKPESISGPHIEHYLMPFGKGWFAGRNLAVSQVTTKYVLWVDDDFVFTARTRLERLVDVLERTSLDLVGGAVREISGFATTYRQLLSVEPGAPGRGNCLRQRRGFHHELVGFPGCVVTDGVVNFFLARTDKVREVGFDPRLSRVAHLEFFLDGLGSLRVGSCSDVVVDHASKLKLPWTSRDVGAETYARYRYPGSLDESQVAKHRLLFFKHRLQCMTAE; encoded by the exons ATGCGGCTGGGCCGCCGGGCCCTCTGCGTGCTGGTCCTGCTGCTCGCCTGCGCCTCTCTGGGGCTCCTGTACGTGAGCACCCGGGACGCTCCGGGCCTCCGGGCACCTCTTGCGCTGTGGACGCCCCTGCAGGGCCCCTCCAGACCAGAGCTGCCAGACCTCTCGCCTGAGCCCCGCTATGCACACATCCCGGTCAGGATAAAGGAGCAAGTGGTGGG GCGGCTGTCTGGGAACAACTGTAGTTGTGAGGCCAGTGGAGGGAGCTTTCATTTCCCCTTCCAAAGGCAGCTCCGAGCCATTGACCTCACGAAGGCCTTTGACCCTGAAGAGCTGAGGGCTGCCTCTGCCTCCAGGGAGCAGGAGTTCCAGGCCTTCCTTTCAAG GAGCCAGTCTGCTGCTGACCAGCTGCTCATAGCCCCTGCCAACTCCCCTCTTCAATACCCCCTGCAGGGTGTGGAGGTCCAGCCCCTCCGGAGCATCTTGGTGCCAG gGCTGAGCCTGCAGGCAGCTTCTGGTCAGGAGCTTTACCAG GTGAACCTGACTGCCTCTTTGGGCACCTGGGATGTGGCCGGGGAAGTGACGGGAGTGACTCTCACTGGAGAGGGGCAGCCTGATCTCACCCTCGCCAGCCCAGGGCTGGACCAACTCAACCGGCAGCTACAACTGGTTACTTATAGCAGCCGAAGTTACCAGGCAAACACAGCAGACACAG TCCGGTTCTCCACGGAGGGACATGAGGCCGCCTTTACCATCCGCATAAGACACCCACCCAACCCTCGGCTGTACCCACCTGGGTCTCTACCCCAGGGAGGTGAGGCTG CCCAGTACAATATCAGCGCCCTGGTCACCATCGCCACTAAGACCTTCCTTCGTTACAATCGGCTTCGGGCGCTCATCGCCAGCATCCGCCGCTTCTACCCAACGGTCACCGTGGTCATCGCCGACGACAGCGACAAGCCAGAGAGCATTAGTGGCCCCCACATCGAGCACTATCTCATGCCTTTTGGCAAG GGCTGGTTCGCAGGCCGGAACCTGGCCGTATCCCAAGTAACCACCAAGTACGTCTTGTGGGTGGACGACGACTTTGTCTTCACGGCGAGGACGCGGCTGGAGAGGCTTGTGGACGTGCTGGAGCGGACGTCGCTGGACCTG GTCGGGGGCGCGGTGCGCGAGATCTCCGGCTTCGCCACCACCTACCGGCAgctgctgagcgtggagcccggCGCGCCAGGCCGCGGGAACTGCCTCCGGCAAAGGCGCGGCTTCCACCACGAGCTCGTCGGCTTTCCGGGCTGCGTGGTCACCGACGGCGTGGTCAACTTCTTCCTGGCGCGCACCGACAAGGTGCGAGAGGTCGGCTTCGACCCGCGGCTCAGCCGCGTGGCGCATCTGG AATTCTTCCTGGACGGGCTTGGTTCCCTGCGGGTGGGCTCCTGCTCAGACGTCGTTGTGGATCATGCATCTAAGTTGAAGCTGCCTTGGACCTCAAGGGATGTGGGGGCAGAGACTTATGCCCGGTACCGCTACCCAGGATCGCTGGATGAAAGTCAGGTGGCCAAACACCGCCTACTCTTCTTCAAACACCGGCTGCAGTGCATGACCGCAGAATGA
- the B4GALNT1 gene encoding beta-1,4 N-acetylgalactosaminyltransferase 1 isoform X1, with protein sequence MRLGRRALCVLVLLLACASLGLLYVSTRDAPGLRAPLALWTPLQGPSRPELPDLSPEPRYAHIPVRIKEQVVGRLSGNNCSCEASGGSFHFPFQRQLRAIDLTKAFDPEELRAASASREQEFQAFLSRSQSAADQLLIAPANSPLQYPLQGVEVQPLRSILVPGLSLQAASGQELYQVNLTASLGTWDVAGEVTGVTLTGEGQPDLTLASPGLDQLNRQLQLVTYSSRSYQANTADTVRFSTEGHEAAFTIRIRHPPNPRLYPPGSLPQGAQYNISALVTIATKTFLRYNRLRALIASIRRFYPTVTVVIADDSDKPESISGPHIEHYLMPFGKGWFAGRNLAVSQVTTKYVLWVDDDFVFTARTRLERLVDVLERTSLDLVGGAVREISGFATTYRQLLSVEPGAPGRGNCLRQRRGFHHELVGFPGCVVTDGVVNFFLARTDKVREVGFDPRLSRVAHLEFFLDGLGSLRVGSCSDVVVDHASKLKLPWTSRDVGAETYARYRYPGSLDESQVAKHRLLFFKHRLQCMTAE encoded by the exons ATGCGGCTGGGCCGCCGGGCCCTCTGCGTGCTGGTCCTGCTGCTCGCCTGCGCCTCTCTGGGGCTCCTGTACGTGAGCACCCGGGACGCTCCGGGCCTCCGGGCACCTCTTGCGCTGTGGACGCCCCTGCAGGGCCCCTCCAGACCAGAGCTGCCAGACCTCTCGCCTGAGCCCCGCTATGCACACATCCCGGTCAGGATAAAGGAGCAAGTGGTGGG GCGGCTGTCTGGGAACAACTGTAGTTGTGAGGCCAGTGGAGGGAGCTTTCATTTCCCCTTCCAAAGGCAGCTCCGAGCCATTGACCTCACGAAGGCCTTTGACCCTGAAGAGCTGAGGGCTGCCTCTGCCTCCAGGGAGCAGGAGTTCCAGGCCTTCCTTTCAAG GAGCCAGTCTGCTGCTGACCAGCTGCTCATAGCCCCTGCCAACTCCCCTCTTCAATACCCCCTGCAGGGTGTGGAGGTCCAGCCCCTCCGGAGCATCTTGGTGCCAG gGCTGAGCCTGCAGGCAGCTTCTGGTCAGGAGCTTTACCAG GTGAACCTGACTGCCTCTTTGGGCACCTGGGATGTGGCCGGGGAAGTGACGGGAGTGACTCTCACTGGAGAGGGGCAGCCTGATCTCACCCTCGCCAGCCCAGGGCTGGACCAACTCAACCGGCAGCTACAACTGGTTACTTATAGCAGCCGAAGTTACCAGGCAAACACAGCAGACACAG TCCGGTTCTCCACGGAGGGACATGAGGCCGCCTTTACCATCCGCATAAGACACCCACCCAACCCTCGGCTGTACCCACCTGGGTCTCTACCCCAGGGAG CCCAGTACAATATCAGCGCCCTGGTCACCATCGCCACTAAGACCTTCCTTCGTTACAATCGGCTTCGGGCGCTCATCGCCAGCATCCGCCGCTTCTACCCAACGGTCACCGTGGTCATCGCCGACGACAGCGACAAGCCAGAGAGCATTAGTGGCCCCCACATCGAGCACTATCTCATGCCTTTTGGCAAG GGCTGGTTCGCAGGCCGGAACCTGGCCGTATCCCAAGTAACCACCAAGTACGTCTTGTGGGTGGACGACGACTTTGTCTTCACGGCGAGGACGCGGCTGGAGAGGCTTGTGGACGTGCTGGAGCGGACGTCGCTGGACCTG GTCGGGGGCGCGGTGCGCGAGATCTCCGGCTTCGCCACCACCTACCGGCAgctgctgagcgtggagcccggCGCGCCAGGCCGCGGGAACTGCCTCCGGCAAAGGCGCGGCTTCCACCACGAGCTCGTCGGCTTTCCGGGCTGCGTGGTCACCGACGGCGTGGTCAACTTCTTCCTGGCGCGCACCGACAAGGTGCGAGAGGTCGGCTTCGACCCGCGGCTCAGCCGCGTGGCGCATCTGG AATTCTTCCTGGACGGGCTTGGTTCCCTGCGGGTGGGCTCCTGCTCAGACGTCGTTGTGGATCATGCATCTAAGTTGAAGCTGCCTTGGACCTCAAGGGATGTGGGGGCAGAGACTTATGCCCGGTACCGCTACCCAGGATCGCTGGATGAAAGTCAGGTGGCCAAACACCGCCTACTCTTCTTCAAACACCGGCTGCAGTGCATGACCGCAGAATGA